A DNA window from Alligator mississippiensis isolate rAllMis1 chromosome 11, rAllMis1, whole genome shotgun sequence contains the following coding sequences:
- the LOC102567464 gene encoding zinc finger protein CKR1 isoform X2 produces the protein MEPWVMLDSRQKALYRDVMQESYETLMSLADGLVSDNEEEEEDANEEEEESPEEMGPGMSQSPEQEKSPASSEGLKKTQLGKKLDKATQHSGGLKKPKGASAAKSAALCGDCGKNAQDRVQAGRDQRKLPQQREKPFRCQDCGKSFIWASHLERHRRVHTGERPFQCPECGESYSQSSHLLQHRRTHSSDRPHKCGDCGKRFAQPDELAAHQRGHAAEKPHKCGDCGKGFIWASHLERHRRIHTGEKPFQCPECGEAFSQSSHLSKHRRSHTGERPYRCPSCGKSFCQSSDLARHKRTHLGKKHLHCGDCGKSFRAGPALARHQRSHRRERAHRCGDCGKGFVWASHLERHRRVHTGERPFPCTSCGERFAQKAHLLQHCKTHSPDRPYKCRDCGKRFSDSAAFLAHQQGHATEKSYKCVDCGKGFAWASHLERHRRIHTGEKPFKCGECGEAFSQSSHLTKHQRSHLGKRPYTCSQCGKAFAFSLDLVIHQRTHMGGKPYKCMQCGKGFTRHSNLAKHQRSHEEGEDS, from the exons ATGGAGCCATGGGTGATGCTGGATTCACGGCAGAAAGCCCTCTACCGGGATGTCATGCAGGAAAGCTATGAAACGCTGATGTCCCTCG CTGATGGATTGGTGAGTGAcaatgaggaggaagaggaggatgccaatgaggaagaggaggaaagccCTGAGGAAATGGGACCGGGCATGTCCCAGAGCCCTGAGCAGGAAAAGAGTCCAGCCAGCTCAGAGGGACTAAAGAAAACCCAACTGGGGAAGAAGCTGGATAAGGCCACGCAGCACAGTGGGGGCCTGAAGAAGCCAAAGGGTGCATCTGCTGCAAAGTCGGCAGCCCTTTGTGGGGACTGCGGGAAGAACGCCCAGGACCGGGTGCAGGCGGGCAGGGACCAGCGCAAGCTGCCCCAGCAGCGGGAGAAACCCTTCCGCTGCCAGGACTGTGGCAAAAGCTTCATCTGGGCCTCGCACCTGGAGCGGCACCGCCGCGTGCACACAGGCGAGCGCCCCTTTCAGTGCCCCGAGTGCGGCGAGAGCTACAGCCAGagctcccacctgctccagcaccGCCGCACCCACAGCAGCGACCGGCCCCACAAGTGCGGGGACTGTGGCAAGCGCTTTGCCCAGCCAGACGAGCTGGCTGCTCACCAGCGGGGCCATGCAGCCGAGAAGCCCCACAAGTGCGGGGACTGTGGCAAGGGCTTCATCTGGGCCTCGCACCTGGAGCGGCACCGGCGCATCCACACAGGCGAGAAGCCCTTCCAGTGCCCTGAGTGCGGGGAGGCCTTCAGCCAGAGCTCCCATCTCAGCAAGCATCGGCGCAGCCACACTGGCGAGCGCCCCTACCGCTGCCCTTCCTGCGGCAAGAGCTTCTGCCAGAGCTCGGACCTGGCGCGGCACAAGCGGACACACCTGGGCAAGAAGCACCTGCATTGCGGGGACTGCGGGAAGAGCTTCCGTGccggcccagccctggcccggcaccagcgctCTCACCGGCGGGAGCGGGCGCACCGCTGTGGGGACTGCGGGAAGGGCTTCGTGTGGGCCTCGCACCTGGAGCGGCACCGGCGTGTCCATACGGGCGagcgccccttcccctgcaccagctgcgGGGAGCGCTTTGCCCAGAAGGCCCATCTACTCCAACACTGCAAGACCCACTCGCCTGACCGGCCCTACAAGTGCAGGGACTGTGGCAAGCGCTTCAGCGACAGCGCTGCCTTCTTGGCCCACCAGCAGGGCCACGCCACCGAGAAGAGCTACAAGTGCGTGGACTGCGGCAAGGGCTTCGCCTGGGCCTCCCACCTGGAGCGGCACCGgcgcatccacactggggagaagcccttCAAGTGCGGGGAGTGCGGGGAGGCCTTCAGCCAGAGCTCCCACCTCACCAAGCACCAGCGCAGCCACCTGGGCAAGCGCCCCTACACATGCAGCCAGTGTGGGAAGGCCTTTGCCTTCAGCCTTGACCTCGTCATCCACCAGAGGACCCACATGGGTGGCAAGCCCTACAAATGCATGCAATGTGGGAAGGGCTTCACCCGGCACTCCAACCTTGCCAAGCACCAGAGGAGCCACGAGGAGGGTGAAGACTCCTGA
- the LOC102564215 gene encoding zinc finger protein 345 isoform X3 encodes MEPYVLLDPRQRALYRDVMQESYETLMALEFPISKPDLLSRLDHGDEPTALDLHVSKGARAAEGATSENEEENPPQESPKEPESESPESGKAPLSPPEATGKAAKNEAGEAAARPSESPNTCHECGKTFSHKSALVKHQKIHTGERPYECADCGKSFIQRSDLTIHQRVHTGERPYACPDCGRRFSVSSSLLTHQRTHAPSGEKPNRCPQCGRSFTDPSALARHQKSHLGGKPYECGVCGKAFAWSSHLERHQRIHTGEKPFQCGECGRAFAWSSHLDRHMRTHVAVVEAAEEEAEEEPPPPPQRCADCGKRLNHQTDPQRFKHKGTQTRAEVEVEEGIPDRPHRCPHCDKCFSQSSNLLKHQRVHTGERPYPCPDCGRRFRWGSALAKHRRTHIRDRPSEASSSQGFPEDATEEAAPTPPTAGSKPYPCGACGKSFGWVSHLERHRRIHTGEKPFRCGECGRAFAVSSHLERHRRIHTGERPYRCGDCGKSFAVSSTLLAHRRTHAAQEGRPHQCPDCGKGFGAAASLERHRRLHRGEKPYQCNICGKGFAWSSHYDRHRLTHTGEKPFACAQCGKRFGRSSHRNRHQRAHAQGGNGNIREKRHVCPECGKAFSLSTALAAHQRLHLASAGSSSPLSLLPPAWWETERRTGTPPPEAWAEDPTAPFQCSDPSSSSSSLPGAWMAKSLVPPAAAAWRPGEVEGSQATNTTSQPESWAQLPPPSS; translated from the exons ATGGAGCCATATGTATTGCTGGACCCTCGGCAGCGGGCGCTGTACAGGGATGTCATGCAGGAGAGTTACGAGACCTTGATGGCCCTGG AATTTCCCATTTCGAAGCCTGACCTGCTCTCCCGGCTGGACCATGGGGATGAGCCAACAGCTCTGGACCTCCACGTGTCTAAAGGTGCCCGTGCAG CAGAAGGGGCCACAAGCGAGAACGAGGAGGAGAACCCCCCACAGGAAAGCCCTAAGGAGCCAGAGTCGGAGAGCCCTGAGAGTGGGAAAGCTCCTCTGAGCCCTCCAGAGGCAACagggaaggcagcaaagaatgaGGCGGGTGAGGCTGCAGCCCGCCCCAGTGAGAGCCCCAACACCTGCCATGAGTGTGGGAAGACCTTCAGCCACAAGTCAGCCCTGGTGAAGCACCAGAAGATCCACACAGGTGAGAGGCCCTATGAATGTGCTgactgcgggaagagcttcatccaGCGCTCAGACCTGACCATCCACCAGCGTGTGCACACTGGGGAGCGCCCCTACGCCTGCCCCGACTGCGGGCGCCGCTTCAGCGTCAGCTCTTCCCTGCTCACCCACCAGCGTACCCATGCGCCGAGTGGGGAGAAGCCTAACCGCTGCCCGCAGTGCGGCCGCAGCTTCACGgaccccagtgccctggcccgGCACCAGAAGAGCCACTTGGGTGGGAAGCCCTATGAGTGCGGGGTGTGTGGGAAGGCCTTCGCCTGGAGCTCCCACCTTGAGCGGCACCAGCGCATTCATACGGGTGAGAAGCCCTTCCAGTGCGGGGAGTGCGGTCGGGCCTTCGCCTGGAGCTCTCACCTGGACCGCCACATGCGCACCCACGTGGCCGTTGTGGAGGCGGCGGAGGAGGAAGCGGAGGAGGAACCCCCGCCGCCCCCCCAGCGCTGCGCCGATTGTGGCAAGCGCCTCAACCACCAGACGGACCCACAGCGCTTCAAGCACAAAGGCACACAGACCCGTGCCGAGGTAGAGGTGGAGGAAGGCATCCCCGACCGGCCCCACCGCTGCCCCCACTGCGACAAGTGCTTCAGCCAGAGCTCAAACCTGCTCAAGCACCAGCGGGTCCACACTGGGGAGAggccctacccctgccccgaCTGCGGCCGCCGCTTCCGCTGGGGCTCAGCTCTAGCTAAGCACCGCCGCACCCACATCCGTGACCGCCCCTCTGAGGCCTCCTCCAGTCAGGGCTTCCCAGAGGATGCTACAGAGGAGGCAGCACCAACAccacccactgctggcagcaagcCCTACCCGTGCGGTgcctgtgggaagagctttggcTGGGTCTCGCACCTGGAGCGGCACCGGCGCAttcacacaggagagaagccgtTTCGGTGCGGGGAGTGCGGCCGGGCCTTCGCTGTTAGCTCCCACCTGGAGCGGCACCGGCGCATTCACACTGGGGAGCGCCCATATCGCTGCGGCGACTGCGGGAAGAGCTTTGCCGTCAGCTCCACCCTCCTGGCGCACCGGCGCACCCATGCTGCCCAGGAGGGgagacctcaccagtgccccGACTGTGGCAAAGGGTTTGGGGCTGCTGCCAGCCTAGAGCGACACCGGCGCCTGCACCGGGGTGAGAAGCCCTACCAGTGCAACATCTGTGGCAAGGGCTTTGCCTGGAGCTCCCACTATGATAGGCACCGGCTCACACACACTGGTGAGAAACCCTTTGCCTGTGCCCAGTGTGGCAAGCGCTTTGGCCGCAGCTCCCACCGCAACCGGCACCAGCGGGCCCACGCCCAGGGGGGCAATGGAAACATCAGGGAGAAACGCCATGTCTGCCCTGAATGTGGTAAGGCCTTCAGCCTCAGCACCGCCCTGGCAGCCCATCAGAGACTCCACCTGGCCagtgccggcagcagcagcccactctccctgctgcctcctgcgtGGTGGGAGACCGAGAGAAGGACAGGGACGCCGCCACCTGAGGCCTGGGCTGAGGACCCCACTGCTCCATTCCAGTGCTCcgacccttcctcctcctcatcctccttgCCTGGGGCATGGATGGCCAAGTcccttgtgcctcctgctgcagctgcttggagaCCTGGGGAAGTAGAGGGCAGCCAGGCCACCAACACCACAAGCCAACCAGAGAGCTGGGCCCAgctgcctccccccagctcctaA
- the LOC102564215 gene encoding zinc finger protein 345 isoform X2, translated as MLRGWRLPWRWPNLAMEPYVLLDPRQRALYRDVMQESYETLMALEFPISKPDLLSRLDHGDEPTALDLHVSKGARAEGATSENEEENPPQESPKEPESESPESGKAPLSPPEATGKAAKNEAGEAAARPSESPNTCHECGKTFSHKSALVKHQKIHTGERPYECADCGKSFIQRSDLTIHQRVHTGERPYACPDCGRRFSVSSSLLTHQRTHAPSGEKPNRCPQCGRSFTDPSALARHQKSHLGGKPYECGVCGKAFAWSSHLERHQRIHTGEKPFQCGECGRAFAWSSHLDRHMRTHVAVVEAAEEEAEEEPPPPPQRCADCGKRLNHQTDPQRFKHKGTQTRAEVEVEEGIPDRPHRCPHCDKCFSQSSNLLKHQRVHTGERPYPCPDCGRRFRWGSALAKHRRTHIRDRPSEASSSQGFPEDATEEAAPTPPTAGSKPYPCGACGKSFGWVSHLERHRRIHTGEKPFRCGECGRAFAVSSHLERHRRIHTGERPYRCGDCGKSFAVSSTLLAHRRTHAAQEGRPHQCPDCGKGFGAAASLERHRRLHRGEKPYQCNICGKGFAWSSHYDRHRLTHTGEKPFACAQCGKRFGRSSHRNRHQRAHAQGGNGNIREKRHVCPECGKAFSLSTALAAHQRLHLASAGSSSPLSLLPPAWWETERRTGTPPPEAWAEDPTAPFQCSDPSSSSSSLPGAWMAKSLVPPAAAAWRPGEVEGSQATNTTSQPESWAQLPPPSS; from the exons ATGCTCAG AGGCTGGCGGCTGCCGTGGAGGTGGCCAAATCTAGCCATGGAGCCATATGTATTGCTGGACCCTCGGCAGCGGGCGCTGTACAGGGATGTCATGCAGGAGAGTTACGAGACCTTGATGGCCCTGG AATTTCCCATTTCGAAGCCTGACCTGCTCTCCCGGCTGGACCATGGGGATGAGCCAACAGCTCTGGACCTCCACGTGTCTAAAGGTGCCCGTGCAG AAGGGGCCACAAGCGAGAACGAGGAGGAGAACCCCCCACAGGAAAGCCCTAAGGAGCCAGAGTCGGAGAGCCCTGAGAGTGGGAAAGCTCCTCTGAGCCCTCCAGAGGCAACagggaaggcagcaaagaatgaGGCGGGTGAGGCTGCAGCCCGCCCCAGTGAGAGCCCCAACACCTGCCATGAGTGTGGGAAGACCTTCAGCCACAAGTCAGCCCTGGTGAAGCACCAGAAGATCCACACAGGTGAGAGGCCCTATGAATGTGCTgactgcgggaagagcttcatccaGCGCTCAGACCTGACCATCCACCAGCGTGTGCACACTGGGGAGCGCCCCTACGCCTGCCCCGACTGCGGGCGCCGCTTCAGCGTCAGCTCTTCCCTGCTCACCCACCAGCGTACCCATGCGCCGAGTGGGGAGAAGCCTAACCGCTGCCCGCAGTGCGGCCGCAGCTTCACGgaccccagtgccctggcccgGCACCAGAAGAGCCACTTGGGTGGGAAGCCCTATGAGTGCGGGGTGTGTGGGAAGGCCTTCGCCTGGAGCTCCCACCTTGAGCGGCACCAGCGCATTCATACGGGTGAGAAGCCCTTCCAGTGCGGGGAGTGCGGTCGGGCCTTCGCCTGGAGCTCTCACCTGGACCGCCACATGCGCACCCACGTGGCCGTTGTGGAGGCGGCGGAGGAGGAAGCGGAGGAGGAACCCCCGCCGCCCCCCCAGCGCTGCGCCGATTGTGGCAAGCGCCTCAACCACCAGACGGACCCACAGCGCTTCAAGCACAAAGGCACACAGACCCGTGCCGAGGTAGAGGTGGAGGAAGGCATCCCCGACCGGCCCCACCGCTGCCCCCACTGCGACAAGTGCTTCAGCCAGAGCTCAAACCTGCTCAAGCACCAGCGGGTCCACACTGGGGAGAggccctacccctgccccgaCTGCGGCCGCCGCTTCCGCTGGGGCTCAGCTCTAGCTAAGCACCGCCGCACCCACATCCGTGACCGCCCCTCTGAGGCCTCCTCCAGTCAGGGCTTCCCAGAGGATGCTACAGAGGAGGCAGCACCAACAccacccactgctggcagcaagcCCTACCCGTGCGGTgcctgtgggaagagctttggcTGGGTCTCGCACCTGGAGCGGCACCGGCGCAttcacacaggagagaagccgtTTCGGTGCGGGGAGTGCGGCCGGGCCTTCGCTGTTAGCTCCCACCTGGAGCGGCACCGGCGCATTCACACTGGGGAGCGCCCATATCGCTGCGGCGACTGCGGGAAGAGCTTTGCCGTCAGCTCCACCCTCCTGGCGCACCGGCGCACCCATGCTGCCCAGGAGGGgagacctcaccagtgccccGACTGTGGCAAAGGGTTTGGGGCTGCTGCCAGCCTAGAGCGACACCGGCGCCTGCACCGGGGTGAGAAGCCCTACCAGTGCAACATCTGTGGCAAGGGCTTTGCCTGGAGCTCCCACTATGATAGGCACCGGCTCACACACACTGGTGAGAAACCCTTTGCCTGTGCCCAGTGTGGCAAGCGCTTTGGCCGCAGCTCCCACCGCAACCGGCACCAGCGGGCCCACGCCCAGGGGGGCAATGGAAACATCAGGGAGAAACGCCATGTCTGCCCTGAATGTGGTAAGGCCTTCAGCCTCAGCACCGCCCTGGCAGCCCATCAGAGACTCCACCTGGCCagtgccggcagcagcagcccactctccctgctgcctcctgcgtGGTGGGAGACCGAGAGAAGGACAGGGACGCCGCCACCTGAGGCCTGGGCTGAGGACCCCACTGCTCCATTCCAGTGCTCcgacccttcctcctcctcatcctccttgCCTGGGGCATGGATGGCCAAGTcccttgtgcctcctgctgcagctgcttggagaCCTGGGGAAGTAGAGGGCAGCCAGGCCACCAACACCACAAGCCAACCAGAGAGCTGGGCCCAgctgcctccccccagctcctaA
- the LOC102567464 gene encoding zinc finger protein CKR1 isoform X1, whose protein sequence is MEPWVMLDSRQKALYRDVMQESYETLMSLALFPISKPDLISWMERGEEPSARDFQGWESPRGVHTADGLVSDNEEEEEDANEEEEESPEEMGPGMSQSPEQEKSPASSEGLKKTQLGKKLDKATQHSGGLKKPKGASAAKSAALCGDCGKNAQDRVQAGRDQRKLPQQREKPFRCQDCGKSFIWASHLERHRRVHTGERPFQCPECGESYSQSSHLLQHRRTHSSDRPHKCGDCGKRFAQPDELAAHQRGHAAEKPHKCGDCGKGFIWASHLERHRRIHTGEKPFQCPECGEAFSQSSHLSKHRRSHTGERPYRCPSCGKSFCQSSDLARHKRTHLGKKHLHCGDCGKSFRAGPALARHQRSHRRERAHRCGDCGKGFVWASHLERHRRVHTGERPFPCTSCGERFAQKAHLLQHCKTHSPDRPYKCRDCGKRFSDSAAFLAHQQGHATEKSYKCVDCGKGFAWASHLERHRRIHTGEKPFKCGECGEAFSQSSHLTKHQRSHLGKRPYTCSQCGKAFAFSLDLVIHQRTHMGGKPYKCMQCGKGFTRHSNLAKHQRSHEEGEDS, encoded by the exons ATGGAGCCATGGGTGATGCTGGATTCACGGCAGAAAGCCCTCTACCGGGATGTCATGCAGGAAAGCTATGAAACGCTGATGTCCCTCG CACTATTTCCGATTTCTAAACCTGACCTGATCTCCTGGATGGAACGCGGGGAGGAGCCATCTGCCCGGGATTTCCAGGGATGGGAGAGCCCCCGAGGAGTCCACACAG CTGATGGATTGGTGAGTGAcaatgaggaggaagaggaggatgccaatgaggaagaggaggaaagccCTGAGGAAATGGGACCGGGCATGTCCCAGAGCCCTGAGCAGGAAAAGAGTCCAGCCAGCTCAGAGGGACTAAAGAAAACCCAACTGGGGAAGAAGCTGGATAAGGCCACGCAGCACAGTGGGGGCCTGAAGAAGCCAAAGGGTGCATCTGCTGCAAAGTCGGCAGCCCTTTGTGGGGACTGCGGGAAGAACGCCCAGGACCGGGTGCAGGCGGGCAGGGACCAGCGCAAGCTGCCCCAGCAGCGGGAGAAACCCTTCCGCTGCCAGGACTGTGGCAAAAGCTTCATCTGGGCCTCGCACCTGGAGCGGCACCGCCGCGTGCACACAGGCGAGCGCCCCTTTCAGTGCCCCGAGTGCGGCGAGAGCTACAGCCAGagctcccacctgctccagcaccGCCGCACCCACAGCAGCGACCGGCCCCACAAGTGCGGGGACTGTGGCAAGCGCTTTGCCCAGCCAGACGAGCTGGCTGCTCACCAGCGGGGCCATGCAGCCGAGAAGCCCCACAAGTGCGGGGACTGTGGCAAGGGCTTCATCTGGGCCTCGCACCTGGAGCGGCACCGGCGCATCCACACAGGCGAGAAGCCCTTCCAGTGCCCTGAGTGCGGGGAGGCCTTCAGCCAGAGCTCCCATCTCAGCAAGCATCGGCGCAGCCACACTGGCGAGCGCCCCTACCGCTGCCCTTCCTGCGGCAAGAGCTTCTGCCAGAGCTCGGACCTGGCGCGGCACAAGCGGACACACCTGGGCAAGAAGCACCTGCATTGCGGGGACTGCGGGAAGAGCTTCCGTGccggcccagccctggcccggcaccagcgctCTCACCGGCGGGAGCGGGCGCACCGCTGTGGGGACTGCGGGAAGGGCTTCGTGTGGGCCTCGCACCTGGAGCGGCACCGGCGTGTCCATACGGGCGagcgccccttcccctgcaccagctgcgGGGAGCGCTTTGCCCAGAAGGCCCATCTACTCCAACACTGCAAGACCCACTCGCCTGACCGGCCCTACAAGTGCAGGGACTGTGGCAAGCGCTTCAGCGACAGCGCTGCCTTCTTGGCCCACCAGCAGGGCCACGCCACCGAGAAGAGCTACAAGTGCGTGGACTGCGGCAAGGGCTTCGCCTGGGCCTCCCACCTGGAGCGGCACCGgcgcatccacactggggagaagcccttCAAGTGCGGGGAGTGCGGGGAGGCCTTCAGCCAGAGCTCCCACCTCACCAAGCACCAGCGCAGCCACCTGGGCAAGCGCCCCTACACATGCAGCCAGTGTGGGAAGGCCTTTGCCTTCAGCCTTGACCTCGTCATCCACCAGAGGACCCACATGGGTGGCAAGCCCTACAAATGCATGCAATGTGGGAAGGGCTTCACCCGGCACTCCAACCTTGCCAAGCACCAGAGGAGCCACGAGGAGGGTGAAGACTCCTGA
- the LOC102564215 gene encoding zinc finger protein 345 isoform X1 translates to MLRGWRLPWRWPNLAMEPYVLLDPRQRALYRDVMQESYETLMALEFPISKPDLLSRLDHGDEPTALDLHVSKGARAAEGATSENEEENPPQESPKEPESESPESGKAPLSPPEATGKAAKNEAGEAAARPSESPNTCHECGKTFSHKSALVKHQKIHTGERPYECADCGKSFIQRSDLTIHQRVHTGERPYACPDCGRRFSVSSSLLTHQRTHAPSGEKPNRCPQCGRSFTDPSALARHQKSHLGGKPYECGVCGKAFAWSSHLERHQRIHTGEKPFQCGECGRAFAWSSHLDRHMRTHVAVVEAAEEEAEEEPPPPPQRCADCGKRLNHQTDPQRFKHKGTQTRAEVEVEEGIPDRPHRCPHCDKCFSQSSNLLKHQRVHTGERPYPCPDCGRRFRWGSALAKHRRTHIRDRPSEASSSQGFPEDATEEAAPTPPTAGSKPYPCGACGKSFGWVSHLERHRRIHTGEKPFRCGECGRAFAVSSHLERHRRIHTGERPYRCGDCGKSFAVSSTLLAHRRTHAAQEGRPHQCPDCGKGFGAAASLERHRRLHRGEKPYQCNICGKGFAWSSHYDRHRLTHTGEKPFACAQCGKRFGRSSHRNRHQRAHAQGGNGNIREKRHVCPECGKAFSLSTALAAHQRLHLASAGSSSPLSLLPPAWWETERRTGTPPPEAWAEDPTAPFQCSDPSSSSSSLPGAWMAKSLVPPAAAAWRPGEVEGSQATNTTSQPESWAQLPPPSS, encoded by the exons ATGCTCAG AGGCTGGCGGCTGCCGTGGAGGTGGCCAAATCTAGCCATGGAGCCATATGTATTGCTGGACCCTCGGCAGCGGGCGCTGTACAGGGATGTCATGCAGGAGAGTTACGAGACCTTGATGGCCCTGG AATTTCCCATTTCGAAGCCTGACCTGCTCTCCCGGCTGGACCATGGGGATGAGCCAACAGCTCTGGACCTCCACGTGTCTAAAGGTGCCCGTGCAG CAGAAGGGGCCACAAGCGAGAACGAGGAGGAGAACCCCCCACAGGAAAGCCCTAAGGAGCCAGAGTCGGAGAGCCCTGAGAGTGGGAAAGCTCCTCTGAGCCCTCCAGAGGCAACagggaaggcagcaaagaatgaGGCGGGTGAGGCTGCAGCCCGCCCCAGTGAGAGCCCCAACACCTGCCATGAGTGTGGGAAGACCTTCAGCCACAAGTCAGCCCTGGTGAAGCACCAGAAGATCCACACAGGTGAGAGGCCCTATGAATGTGCTgactgcgggaagagcttcatccaGCGCTCAGACCTGACCATCCACCAGCGTGTGCACACTGGGGAGCGCCCCTACGCCTGCCCCGACTGCGGGCGCCGCTTCAGCGTCAGCTCTTCCCTGCTCACCCACCAGCGTACCCATGCGCCGAGTGGGGAGAAGCCTAACCGCTGCCCGCAGTGCGGCCGCAGCTTCACGgaccccagtgccctggcccgGCACCAGAAGAGCCACTTGGGTGGGAAGCCCTATGAGTGCGGGGTGTGTGGGAAGGCCTTCGCCTGGAGCTCCCACCTTGAGCGGCACCAGCGCATTCATACGGGTGAGAAGCCCTTCCAGTGCGGGGAGTGCGGTCGGGCCTTCGCCTGGAGCTCTCACCTGGACCGCCACATGCGCACCCACGTGGCCGTTGTGGAGGCGGCGGAGGAGGAAGCGGAGGAGGAACCCCCGCCGCCCCCCCAGCGCTGCGCCGATTGTGGCAAGCGCCTCAACCACCAGACGGACCCACAGCGCTTCAAGCACAAAGGCACACAGACCCGTGCCGAGGTAGAGGTGGAGGAAGGCATCCCCGACCGGCCCCACCGCTGCCCCCACTGCGACAAGTGCTTCAGCCAGAGCTCAAACCTGCTCAAGCACCAGCGGGTCCACACTGGGGAGAggccctacccctgccccgaCTGCGGCCGCCGCTTCCGCTGGGGCTCAGCTCTAGCTAAGCACCGCCGCACCCACATCCGTGACCGCCCCTCTGAGGCCTCCTCCAGTCAGGGCTTCCCAGAGGATGCTACAGAGGAGGCAGCACCAACAccacccactgctggcagcaagcCCTACCCGTGCGGTgcctgtgggaagagctttggcTGGGTCTCGCACCTGGAGCGGCACCGGCGCAttcacacaggagagaagccgtTTCGGTGCGGGGAGTGCGGCCGGGCCTTCGCTGTTAGCTCCCACCTGGAGCGGCACCGGCGCATTCACACTGGGGAGCGCCCATATCGCTGCGGCGACTGCGGGAAGAGCTTTGCCGTCAGCTCCACCCTCCTGGCGCACCGGCGCACCCATGCTGCCCAGGAGGGgagacctcaccagtgccccGACTGTGGCAAAGGGTTTGGGGCTGCTGCCAGCCTAGAGCGACACCGGCGCCTGCACCGGGGTGAGAAGCCCTACCAGTGCAACATCTGTGGCAAGGGCTTTGCCTGGAGCTCCCACTATGATAGGCACCGGCTCACACACACTGGTGAGAAACCCTTTGCCTGTGCCCAGTGTGGCAAGCGCTTTGGCCGCAGCTCCCACCGCAACCGGCACCAGCGGGCCCACGCCCAGGGGGGCAATGGAAACATCAGGGAGAAACGCCATGTCTGCCCTGAATGTGGTAAGGCCTTCAGCCTCAGCACCGCCCTGGCAGCCCATCAGAGACTCCACCTGGCCagtgccggcagcagcagcccactctccctgctgcctcctgcgtGGTGGGAGACCGAGAGAAGGACAGGGACGCCGCCACCTGAGGCCTGGGCTGAGGACCCCACTGCTCCATTCCAGTGCTCcgacccttcctcctcctcatcctccttgCCTGGGGCATGGATGGCCAAGTcccttgtgcctcctgctgcagctgcttggagaCCTGGGGAAGTAGAGGGCAGCCAGGCCACCAACACCACAAGCCAACCAGAGAGCTGGGCCCAgctgcctccccccagctcctaA